From Daphnia magna isolate NIES linkage group LG2, ASM2063170v1.1, whole genome shotgun sequence:
CGGATACATGTAGCATCAGAACTACATACAAATCCTTTTGGACAGCAGTGAAGTTCATCAGGACAACACAAAGccttggttttttaaaaatcataatatatgttaaaaagaaacaatgaaTACAATTTGAAACATATTGGAAattaagaattaaaaaaaatactaattACGTACCTCCTCAAAGGGGCAACACCCATACAACTTTCCACCAGAGAGCTTGCAGCAAGTTGTTTCCAGAGGGCATTGAAACTCATCCCCTGGACAAATGGAACGTTTTGTTTGCTGAATACTGTTTGTGATGATTTCCACCGAGTTTGAAGTTGAAACATCCTGGAACCAGCAGGTATTTTACTCATGAATAAGACAGTTCCTCATAAACTGTCATGTGAAACTTGCTAGTGCATTATTTAAATACATGTCATACTTTTTTGCATCTGCCAGCATCACAGGAAGAACCCTTGGGACAACAATGGATGTGGTCTGTGCAACATACTGCATTTTCATGTGGACAACAAGCATAATCACCAGAAGGGCTCACACAGCAGGTGTACCCATCTGCACAGGTTTGGTTGTTTTCTcctaaaaatacaaaacacaTTAGAAGCAAATTACATATTTGAAAACACTGAAAACACATGTCAGCAAGATTTCACCTGGGCACACAACTCTATTTCTTAAGAAGTCCGTGCTCGCATGTTCCCACCCATTATGCATACCATTGGTTAGGATAAATTCTTTATCGTATGACTGTACGGTCACCGTATAAATCGCGATCAGACAACAAGACAACAAAACACCTAATTTTCTCCCCATGTCAATAATGCTTGTGACAACTGAATGATAACTTT
This genomic window contains:
- the LOC116916131 gene encoding progranulin is translated as MGRKLGVLLSCCLIAIYTVTVQSYDKEFILTNGMHNGWEHASTDFLRNRVVCPGENNQTCADGYTCCVSPSGDYACCPHENAVCCTDHIHCCPKGSSCDAGRCKKDVSTSNSVEIITNSIQQTKRSICPGDEFQCPLETTCCKLSGGKLYGCCPFEEALCCPDELHCCPKGFVCSSDATCIRSNSTMSFPNYDLN